The following nucleotide sequence is from Kiritimatiellia bacterium.
TGACCGGAAGCTGGTTCGGAGAGAGTTGGGCAACGTTCGCTGGCTGCGGCTCGACGCGTACTACGCCGTGGCGTACATGCTGCCCGCCACATCGGTGTCCACCTACTACATTTTTTTCCCGGATCCCTGGCCGAAGAAACGGCACCACGATCATCGCCTGTTCAATGCTGCTTTTCTTGACGCGCTGTCCCGGACGCTCAAGCCGGGCGGGCAGGTCCACTTCGCCACGGACCACCTTCCCTACTTCGAGGAAGTCGTGGCCGCGATCAAGGCGGACCCGAGGTTCGCGGAAATTCCCGCCTTCGAGCCCGCCGACGAGGAGCGGACGGATTTCGAGTTGATCTACCTGGGCCGGACCCCGATCGGGCGGTATTCCTTCCGGAAGGAATGATACCAAATCCGGGTGAATGCGGGTAGATTTCGGGCTCGCAGGAACTCGCCCCTCCATGATTCCTGCCACTGGAGGGCGGAGCTCTGCGACGCCGTTCGTACCGCCTCTCACCCGTACCTGGTATGATGGAGGCCGGGGTAGAACCCGGTCCCTCCGGGAATTACTCCAGGTCTACACGGTATAGCCAGGGCCCGGAGCCCGTGGCCGTCTGGTCGGTATGCACGTTCAGCGGCGGGGTGGCTAGGATGTTGGTGCGCAAGGGGCCGAAGCCCTGCACCAGGTTCGTGGAGCGCGCCACGCGGTAGAACTTGTTCGTCACACTGTTCCACTGCAACACATTACCCGAAACCCGAAACCCGAACACCGAAACCTCGAACACAGACATCGCATCCAGCGGATCGGTCCCCGCAGCGGCCTCGTCCACGTTGGGCACGCCATCCCCGTCGCTATCGGGGTCCAGGGGGTCGTAGCCGTTCTGGAACTCCCAAAGGTTGTTCTTCCCGTTCTGATTGGGATCGCCGGCGGCGGCGTTGGTGAGCGTGTTGAAGAAGACCCACTCCCAGGCGTCGGGCATCGAATCGCCGTCGCTGTCGGCCTCGGCGATGGTTCCGCTGATCGCCACGTTGGTCAGGCTGCCGTCGAGCATGTACTGGTAGGCGATGCTCGCGCCGGTGTCGTAGACAACCCGCGTCACGCGGCCGGCGCCGTCGTGATCGAACGATTGCGCCCCGGCGCGCAGCGTGATCAAGGCGAGCACGATGACCGCGAACCGGATATGCCGGCCCTTATTCATCGGATCCCTCCGCGGCCGAACCCGCCATCTCAAAGGCTTCCTCCGGCGAGAAAACTTCCTCCGGCGTCGGCCCGCCGGCAGCCTGATCGTTGTAAGACTCGGGCGCCGAACTCCGGGCCGCATCGTCCGGTTTGCGCGGCGGCGGGCTGTCGCCGCACATTGGCTCCAAAGCTTCGC
It contains:
- the trmB gene encoding tRNA (guanosine(46)-N7)-methyltransferase TrmB, coding for MKNPFSEAFRILPDDWLNPLPLARWFSSGVLRQAERDGALTGQSGVASRPVPGRDFPPHAERPLEVDVGCGKGRFLLSRAASHPDTDFLGVDRMIGRLHKIDRKLVRRELGNVRWLRLDAYYAVAYMLPATSVSTYYIFFPDPWPKKRHHDHRLFNAAFLDALSRTLKPGGQVHFATDHLPYFEEVVAAIKADPRFAEIPAFEPADEERTDFELIYLGRTPIGRYSFRKE